The following proteins are encoded in a genomic region of Lytechinus variegatus isolate NC3 chromosome 7, Lvar_3.0, whole genome shotgun sequence:
- the LOC121418753 gene encoding serologically defined colon cancer antigen 8 homolog, protein MDDDLGFTLALSGRGLRGRASDSINELRATLNSSPRRRTLGSHLPTPRQSSSSLSKSTSRRSQHRSLSSPRDLEPGSLQNTRLSDSRALDNYNNAVDRLRTLLLSNSNQASTLPGRGRRSSEVFSQNGQHEAPFAMEGTYTYKQSPRLPLTTSISKVHTEPNSQQLLQIINSQSAYIQQLEGENKYCREELHGLKGRTEAIVAENVKLNDEMKDMLIKTALEDSPFRQDEQPSSMQGNQERQHRQHPQASDRLMFAQWSEDLEKLKKMHGMRVKRLEDQLASTKSELVNHEKQCNELKVKLRMAESVNLLSRKDNHIKDGLCVRCAQEEAVMTIPSQPANSTTIHRITEERDDLVSRLTASQAAKEEAEVREAEAYNQVQQSIQLVEQAQLERTEALVQTEQAKEDIVRLQSRMADMVTEQQEKLHLEREATRRESQEEIAQLNHKVGKLSEELSAMTNQLERVTREKVDITSELDQAKMQIMQHEVQITKVSEDTRVSATTAKVQRDEAMRQLERLRASMESELRSEKQEKSRVKNDLSDVRRRLQQAEKDASSSREECIRLVEKLNAAEREASILRLSHESVEKGNKDALRMVRHRAEKKEQDLKQTIHDMEAKHSLAVNELENMLSDQQALITKLREEGRILTEKLESGTNKYRSELRQLRQVNGELVARSERLSQQHNDMEIQCVEHGKLHHRMKTRLQQMEEQNNKNAKQIFELLQKQTSLMQERQVLSKEVEFLRSHGITNAPSDLNRSETNWLNSDVDKLKRSAGSYGKEAMVPSHDQER, encoded by the exons ATGGATGATGATTTAGGATTCACCCTTGCCTTATCAGGAAGAGGATTAAGGG GGAGGGCATCAGACTCAATTAATGAGCTGAGGGCAACACTGAACAGTAGTCCAAGGAGGCGTACTTTAGGTAGTCACCTACCCACACCTAGACAATCATCCTCCAGCCTTTCCAAGAGCACCTCCAGAAGATCGCAACACAGGAGTTTGTCTTCACCAAGGGATCTTGAGCCAGGAAGTCTTCAAAACACAAG GTTATCTGACAGTAGAGCATTAGACAACTACAACAATGCTGTAGACAGGCTCAGAACTCTACTCTTAagcaatagtaatcaagcaagTACATTGCCTGGCAGAGGTCGAAGGTCATCGGAAGTTTTCTCTCAGAATGGCCAGCATGAG GCTCCCTTTGCAATGGAGGGTACCTACACCTACAAACAGTCCCCTAGACTTCCATTAACAACCAGCATCTCTAAAGTGCACACTGAACCCAACTCGCAACAGCTGCTACAGATTATCAACAGCCAAAGTGCATACATTCAACAGTTAGAGGGAGAGAATAAGTACTGCAGG GAGGAGCTCCATGGTCTCAAAGGAAGGACAGAGGCGATTGTAGCAGAGAATGTCAAACTGAATGACGAGATGAAAGATATGCTCATTAAAACAGCTCTGGAAGATAGTCCATTTAGACAG GATGAACAGCCATCTTCAATGCAAGGTAACCAAGAAAGACAACATCGACAACATCCTCAAGCTTCAGATAGACTCATGTTTGCCCAATGGAGTGAAGATCTT gaaaaattgaagaaaatgcaTGGGATGCGAGTAAAGAGATTGGAAGACCAATTAGCTTCAACAAA ATCTGAGTTGGTAAACCATGAGAAGCAGTGCAATGAGTTGAAAGTGAAGCTAAGGATGGCTGAATCAGTAAACCTTCTCTCAAGGAAAGACAATCATATCAAAGATGGTCTCTGTGTACGCTGTGCTCAAGAAGAGGCTGTTATGACCATCCCCAGTCAGCCTGCGAATAGTACTACCATTCACAGGATAACAGA AGAGAGGGATGATTTGGTGAGTCGTCTCACTGCTAGCCAGGCAGCAAAAGAAGAAGCCGAAGTGAGAGAAGCTGAAGCTTATAATCAGGTGCAGCAAAGCATTCAACTTGTAGAACAAGCTCAGTTAGAGAGAACAGAG GCCTTAGTACAGACAGAGCAAGCTAAGGAAGACATTGTCAGACTTCAAAGCAGAATGGCTGACATGGTAACGGAACAACAAGAGAAACTACATCTTGAAAGAGAGGCAACTAGGAGAGAGAGTCAGGAAGAAATTGCACAGCTCAATCATAAG GTTGGTAAGCTATCTGAAGAATTATCAGCAATGACCAATCAGCTAGAGAGGGTGACTAGAGAGAAGGTAGATATTACATCAGAGCTGGATCAAGCTAAGATGCAAATCATGCAACATGAGGTTCAAATCACAAAG GTATCTGAGGATACAAGAGTGTCAGCTACTACAGCTAAGGTACAGAGGGATGAGGCTATGAGACAATTAGAGAGGCTCAGAGCATCCATGGAATCAGAACTAAGAAGTGAAAAACAG GAGAAATCTCGGGTAAAGAATGACTTATCAGATGTAAGAAGAAGACTCCAGCAGGCTGAGAAGGATGCCTCCTCATCACGGGAGGAGTGCATCCGTTTGGTAGAGAAACTCAATGCTGCTGAAAGAGAG GCAAGTATTTTACGTTTGTCTCATGAGAGTGTTGAGAAGGGTAACAAAGATGCTCTGAGGATGGTAAGACACCGAGCAGAGAAGAAAGAGCAAGACCTCAAACAAACTATACATGACATGGAAGCCAAGCATA GTTTAGCTGTGAATGAACTAGAGAACATGTTATCAGATCAGCAAGCCTTGATCACAAAGCTTAGAGAAGAGGGTAGAATCCTTACTGAGAAGTTAGAGAGTGGAACTAACAAGTACAG GTCAGAGCTTCGTCAACTGAGGCAGGTGAATGGTGAGCTGGTGGCCCGATCAGAGCGCCTCTCCCAGCAGCATAATGATATGGAGATACAGTGTGTAGAGCATGGTAAACTGCATCATAGAATGAAAACCCGTCTCCAACAGATGGAAGAACAGAATAACAAGAATGCTAAACAG